The nucleotide window TCTGACAACTCCCCAAGCCCATTACTTCATCTTCTCCGCCCAGAGCCGCAATCTCTCACTTTCCCCAGGAAACCCCCAAGCTCCCCACTGCGACTGTAGTACCAGAACTCATCTCCTACCGAGGTGAGAGTTCGAATCTCCTCACCTCTTGCTCCCTCTCTGCAATTCTCCATCTCCACACCCAAATACAGCCTTAGTCGCACCAAAATCCAACCCATAAACGCAGTTCTGCAGGTGATGCTTGAGTTTGGTGTTCGACAAGAAGGATACAAGAAGAACTCTATTTTGAAGTGTCCTATTTATCTTGCCCTGACCGACGACGAATGGTGAGAGGGAGACCAGATCGACGACGCAAGAGAGGGAGCTCGGTCTTCTGCTTCGACAAAAACGAGAGAGAGGTATTGGAGACGACgacaaaaacaataacaaatatcaataaaataatCCATTCGGTATGATTCAGTACCCGCTGAAACACCGGTTTATTGTAGCAAGTATTAAACCAGTATCTGCTGTATGCTACAGTTCACCGAAAACCATAATTTTTCCTCTAAATATGCAGTACAGGATGCTTTCACTGCATCTGCTGCGGATGGTCTAATGTCTGTAATGTTAGAGTAGGAAGGACGAGAAAGGAGGAGCTTCCAGTGTTTCCCTCAAATCCGCCCTGCATAGCTGCCACGTTCATATTCAAACATGCGCAGGCCACAAAGAGTCAAGGTGTTGGGATAAAATCTGCTAACTCGATTTGTTGTAAGAAGCCCAGAGTTGAGGGCCATCCAGGTGATAACACTGTGCTTGGGGTATTCAATTTGTCATAAACAACTTAGAATAGGTCTGCCTAATGTTCTCTTATGCATAGTAGAAGAAAAACCCAGTCACTGAATCTTGGGTTCTATTCAAGTTGATTGGAATCGATTCAGTACAACAATTTTGAGTTATTTgcaatatttgtttttgttgaagCAGCAAGGATCTACCTCCCTATGACGCGCATGATATTCAGAAGCTTATCGACTAGATTGCTGAACATATGCGTGGCTTCCTTTTGCAGAGCAAAACAGATAGAGAAAGCGGAATCAGTAATCATTGATGGTATAAGATTAGGTCTACTTCCTAATGCGGTTACATATAACATTCTCATTGATAGCTATGGTCATTTTGTTAGCATTGATGCAGCGTATGCAGTTTTGTGGAGAATGCGGAAAGCTGGGATTGACCCAGATGTTGTAACTTTCAATTCTTTGATAGCTGGTGCCACAAGGAGGTGCCTTTTGTCGAAATCCCTTGACCTGTTTGAAGAAATGCTTCAAACAGGGATACATCCCGATGTGTGGAGTTACAATACGTTGATGGATTGCTTTTTTAAAGTAGGAAAACCTGATGAAGCATATGTAGTTTTTAAAGATTTAATATTGAATAATCTCTCGCCTTGTCCAACTACTTTTAATATCCTGATTAACGGACTATGCCAGAATGGATATATCACCAATGCCCTTATGATGTTTAGGAGTTTGCAGCGTCTAGGGTTTGTTCCGCAATTAGCAACTTATAATACTCTCATTGGTGGGTTATGTAAAGCAGGGAGATTGGCGGCTGCTAGGAGGGCACTTAAGGAGCTTGGAAAATCAGGTCTTATGCCCAATGCAATAACGTATACTACAGTATTGAAATGTTGTTTTAGGTCAAGGAAGCTTGAGCAAGGGCTTGACATAATGTTGAAGATGAAAAATAGTGGGTATACGTTTGATGGGTTTGCATATTGCACGGTAATTGGCGCTTTAGTTAAGACAGGGTGGATAAAAGAGGCAGCAGACTACATGGATGAGATGACGAGGAATGGTATTGAGCGCGACATAGTTTCTTATAATACTTTGCTTAACTTGTATTGCAAACAAAGGAAGTTCGAAGCCGTGTACGAGTTGTTCCATGAGATAGAGAAAGAAGGTTTAGAATGTGATGAATATACGCATACGATTCTGATTAATGGTTTGTGCAAGGCAGGTGATATTGAGGGGGCCATGCGGCATTTGAATTATATGAATACAGTGGGgtttgattcaaatttggttgCCTTCAACTGTGTGGTTGATGGACTGTGTAAAGCTGGTCTCATTGATCATGCTATAAAAATGTTTGAATCGATGGAGATGAAGGATTCATTTACTTACTCATCCATGGTGCATGGTCTTTGCAGGGCACGAAGGTTCCATAGTGCATCCAAAATCTTGCGATCTAGTATTAGAAATGGCATGAAGATGCTCAAAGCTGACGCAAGAGCTGTCCTGGATGGTCTTTCAAATTCTGGATGTGCAAGTGAAGCAAGATGGCTTCGGTCAAAAATTATGGGGGCGCGACTATTACATTAAGAGTATGAATTCGATTCCATATAATGCGTAGGAATTTCAACCTTTCTGCATTGTGAAATAGACTGATGGTTGGCatgatttttaatataaattcataTTTTCTTAGGCAGCGGGTTGTGTTTATTATTAATCTAAAGTATTCATCCTTTCCTTGTTACTATTTTATTCAGCCTTTTGTTCTTCGTGCCTCCATTCTCTGTTTCTATGAATTTTTTTACTGCCTGCCAGTATCTTCCACTTCCAGTGAAGTAAGTTTTCAATTCATACATATCTTACAGTTATTACGCTTCTCATCCAAGCCTCTTCTCAGTCAGCGGTAATTGGGAGCATATTTGAAGTCATTTAGCATTATTttttggctatgaaatgttTTATCTCTTGCTTGCTATTTGATTTGAAGCAAGAAAAGTCAAGTGTGACAATTGAGAGCGTAATTGCCGCATGTAATGCTAGTTGTTATATAATATTAACTGAAAAACTGAAGTGATTTCCTCTTTTTGGTAGCTTGAATTAGAAAGCGGTTACTATATCATGTGCTTTGACACTGATGCTACTATACATCAATTGCAGTGTGCTTAGCAAGATGGAGAACAAGCAGTTGCTATGAAGTCAGCCGTGGCTTGCAAGGAAGAATTCTATTAATATGGAATTTCCTGGTCTGAGCTTAAAAGGCATTCCCCTGGCCCCTGAACCACCTGAAAGCTAGCCCTCCTCAATCCCAGTCgaattcttcttcttattcccCAGTGATGTATGTACTGTGATTAGAAGAATCAAGCATATAAGCTTGAGTGTTTGAGATGGCCTTCATCATGGTAATACATTATTTATCAGTAATTGTCAAAATAtagtatctttctttcttttttttcttttcaaagtttCCATCTTCAAGGCTTCTGAATTCCTGATGCTTAGGGCATAATTATGAGCCGCATTCCTTGATTGGTTGAGAAATGAATTTTATCTGGGCGATGTGGGATGGTTGAACAGGTATTATACATCATCACAAACCCTCTCTCTACCTCCCTGTTACATGAGTGCATACACTTGTATTGATGTATACATTAGCTCAGATTTTTCTCATTTATTATGCCTGCAAATGATGCAGTATGACCACATCCACATGATATTTGGCAAATGTTAACAGGTGAGGTCCCAAAATCTGCACAAAGCTCACGACCATTACTCCCGATGGCCACACATGCAAAAACATTGGAGTTGGACATTGAAATCTTCCAGTTAATGAGGATGAATGGGGCGATGGAGCGGACGCTATGCTGAGTTGAGGCGTGAGATCTATCCATGTTTTTCCTGGATATCCTTTGAGTTGAAGAAGTTACTACATTGTTAGTATGTCTCATCAAGGCTGATATTAACACTTTTTTTCATGTAAAGATTTGGGTACTCACTTTCCTACCTTCTAAAGGTTCTCGGTTCAAGGAAGGTCCTCGGTTCAAGTGGGGGAGGTGAGATATTTCATATTTCCTTAAATAAAACACGTGCTGGCCAAAGCGCACAATATCTTAGTGGCATGCATACGTGACAATCCGTATTATGCCCTAATAATCGCCTAACCACCACTTCTTCCTCCAAAGCAATATTCCCAGTAAAATCCTTTGATCTCTTTTGAAGTTCCAAGCTGCCAGAGCATTTTGGAGGAGGGAAAACACTTCAAAGCTTAGTCcagaaaaattaaacaaaacacACAGCTAGATTCTTTCTACTGACATCAGGTGCCCATCTTTTTCAAGTGTAATTGTAAATTTCTATGCCAGATTCTTCTAAGACAGTACGACCATGACCATCCATTACAAAAACTAGTCACAAGCCGAGATTCACAGATCAACGGCAAAGAGCACAGGAATGGACGAAAGAAAATAGTTCGGTTCACGAAAGATCAAAATTGGATAAAAAGCATATTAGCCGTAGgattcgtctttttttttttttttttacatggcTCAGATTAAAAATAATTGGTAATAAAAAGATGTGGTCCTTGGGCTTAGATGGGCCTATTAGGGTTTTGGGCCCGCAAGTATTTGAGCCCATTTTTTTGTGGCTCAAAATAAACGGGCACACAAGGGGATTTTAAAATCATAAAGCCGCTAACCGACCTGGAGAATTGCCAAACATGGTGACGGACCTCATTCTTCCTCTGCCAACGGTACTCTTATCAACAACAAAAACTCCAGTGCTTCACCGTATCAGAAGAAGATCGCTCTCTATCTCCAAGTCCCTTTCTCTTTCCAATCTCTCCTCCTCTTCATCCGCCAGGCTTCCTGTACTCTGTCACTCTACCAGTGTTAGCGTCCCCGTCTACGACTCTGAATTTGCCGGCCGAGTCGGTCAGGATCGTCTGTTGAAGGTAATTTTTGATTCTTCGTTTTGTTAGGTTCTAATTTAGATGCGTTTTAGTATGGATTACGTGCTTTACTGTGCGCCGCAGGTTCCTATCTCGAACATCAGAAATTTCTGTATAATAGCGCACATTGATCATGGAAAATCAACTTTGGCCGATAAATTGCTTCAGATGACGGGTACTGTACAGACTAGAGATATGAAGGAGCAGTTTCTTGATAACATGGAtctggagagagaaagaggcatcACTATCAAACTACAGGTCATTTactaattttctttctaatttttgATTGAGGAATCTTGCTAACTTTTTCAAGCCATCTGCTGCGCGTTTGTTTCATGACCTGCCTTGGTGGAACCAaaactttcttttgtttttgcattaaaaagaaaagaaaggcagAAATCAACGTTTTCTTACTTGTGGCAGGCTGCTCGCATGCGCTATATGTTTCAGAATGAACCTTATTGCCTGAATTTAATCGATACTCCTGGTCATGTGGACTTCTCCTATGAGGTATGTCAGTGAGGTGTGCGACTAGTTGGGTTTAGTAGACGCATTATCTTGTTTCTGGTGATGATATTTCAAAATTCGAAGCCTTAATTGATAAGAACATGAATTAGGGTTTTAGCATTTTCTCTAACTGGATCAGTATGAAGTGTCTAGGAAATTAGAAGCAATTGTGGAATCCTTTTCTTGGCTTATGGAGAGATTCCTCTAATTACAACTTTTGGACTTAAATGAATAGAAAGTAGATATTCTGGTGTTGGAGCATGTCAAGTGTAGTAGTTAGAACTTCTTATGTTCTATAGGAGGCTTCCTAAGCGGTAGAGAGAAATGTGACAGTTCTATTGGAAGACGTATATTATTGATTACCTTCCAAGTTCCAAGTACAATATTGCCCCTGCTCATCTTAATCTTAGTAATCGTACAGTGTGTAGCACTAGTTGGTCTACCTGGcattttttcctttaaaatgaagtaggtattttttttgtttttctatcttTGTAAAGGTTTCCCGTTCTCTTGCCGCTTGTGAAGGTGCTCTTCTTGTTGTAGATGCTTCTCAGGTAAATATTTGTCTTCCCTCCACTTTGCATTACTATTAtagtttctctttttctttaattaacAAGCAATGTCTTTCAGGCATGTGGTCATTCTAAATATCTTGTATTTGTTACATGAATTCACAATATAGCTAAATTTCTTGATGCTTTACATGACGTAGTTACTTTGGTACTAAGATTATGACTGAAGCTTGTGTAttaagaaattattttgtaGGGAGTGGAAGCACAGACATTGGCTAATGTTTATTTGGCTATGGAGAACAACCTGGAGATCATCCCTGTAAGTGAAACTTGACttatatatatttaactttATGTTATTTTAGCGGAGTATctctcaaatatatatgtgaactTGACTTATATATATCTGAGTCATATGTTCTCTTAGGTGAGTATCTCTCAAATATCTATATTTCTgtattccttttctttcttttttttctcgaaATGCTTCTACACAAGAAATATGATGATTGTTCTATGTTTATCTTTAAGAAATATATGGAGGGATTTTGCTATTATTAGTTCTTCTTTGAACACTGCTATGCTGCCATATTATAGCACTGTACCCGAATGGATTTGACCCACAAGGCAAATAATTTCCATGATTCCACATATTAATGAAGCATGCAGGCAGAAATAATTTAATGCCCATCAGTGTCAAGATATGGCTCTTGTATGTTATGCCACTGAACTCTATAATTATTAATGTTAAACTCATGGGGCATGACTTTG belongs to Tripterygium wilfordii isolate XIE 37 chromosome 2, ASM1340144v1, whole genome shotgun sequence and includes:
- the LOC120012694 gene encoding putative pentatricopeptide repeat-containing protein At4g17915 codes for the protein MTRMIFRSLSTRLLNICVASFCRAKQIEKAESVIIDGIRLGLLPNAVTYNILIDSYGHFVSIDAAYAVLWRMRKAGIDPDVVTFNSLIAGATRRCLLSKSLDLFEEMLQTGIHPDVWSYNTLMDCFFKVGKPDEAYVVFKDLILNNLSPCPTTFNILINGLCQNGYITNALMMFRSLQRLGFVPQLATYNTLIGGLCKAGRLAAARRALKELGKSGLMPNAITYTTVLKCCFRSRKLEQGLDIMLKMKNSGYTFDGFAYCTVIGALVKTGWIKEAADYMDEMTRNGIERDIVSYNTLLNLYCKQRKFEAVYELFHEIEKEGLECDEYTHTILINGLCKAGDIEGAMRHLNYMNTVGFDSNLVAFNCVVDGLCKAGLIDHAIKMFESMEMKDSFTYSSMVHGLCRARRFHSASKILRSSIRNGMKMLKADARAVLDGLSNSGCASEARWLRSKIMGARLLH